The following proteins are co-located in the Patescibacteria group bacterium genome:
- a CDS encoding DUF2809 domain-containing protein, which translates to MQKRQVNELRTVFGVLAIISLLFGLLIFFFVHSGFLRNYGGDVVAVTFLYSLLRLTLSPKPKTAAGMVFAVAVFIEVLQALVSLPHSTVTTLTLGSTFDPLDLLAYFLTVLALYLLDNGLRASLAK; encoded by the coding sequence ATGCAAAAAAGGCAAGTAAATGAATTGCGTACTGTTTTTGGAGTTTTGGCCATCATCAGCCTTCTTTTTGGACTTCTCATCTTTTTCTTTGTCCACAGCGGTTTTCTCCGTAACTACGGCGGTGATGTGGTGGCGGTTACTTTCCTGTATTCGCTGCTTAGACTCACCCTTAGCCCAAAACCAAAAACCGCGGCGGGCATGGTGTTTGCCGTGGCGGTGTTCATTGAAGTTCTTCAGGCGCTCGTCAGCCTCCCCCATTCAACCGTAACAACTTTAACGCTCGGGAGTACGTTTGATCCCCTGGACCTGCTCGCCTATTTCCTGACCGTACTTGCGCTCTACTTGCTCGACAACGGTTTGCGCGCTTCTCTTGCAAAGTGA